The following are encoded together in the Lathyrus oleraceus cultivar Zhongwan6 chromosome 3, CAAS_Psat_ZW6_1.0, whole genome shotgun sequence genome:
- the LOC127125488 gene encoding uncharacterized protein LOC127125488, with the protein MAKTNKKRAGKCPGKRSDTSHCLVDPPACDNQNEDDDWVIVKKQRVIILVPAAPRSERSSTENEEPNHMHPMPPVTSSNHEELPMETTRNENPFCNEQEKTISLAGQTEIHTASKSPSPLLLKSPSANSPRVDQRVESENPHEVSSLKSHRLVGLSNTSKAFKQPRALLAPRRSSNLATLNRGLRASNLERKLERAGGLNKWLTSLGLDQFVRMFQGKIISKYQLVNLTMKKLKDMGANAVGPRRKLIHAMDCVCQPYCFEAL; encoded by the coding sequence ATGGCTAAAACAAATAAGAAGCGCGCAGGAAAATGTCCTGGTAAAAGAAGCGATACTTCACATTGCCTTGTCGATCCTCCAGCCTGTGATAATCAGAATGAGGATGATGATTGGGTTATAGTTAAAAAGCAGAGAGTCATTATTCTGGTGCCTGCTGCACCTCGTAGTGAAAGATCCTCAACAGAAAACGAAGAGCCGAATCACATGCACCCTATGCCTCCTGTAACGTCAAGTAACCACGAGGAACTTCCGATGGAGACAACACGTAATGAAAACCCTTTTTGTAATGAACAAGAGAAGACCATTTCTTTGGCTGGCCAAACAGAGATTCATACTGCGTCAAAATCTCCTTCTCCCTTATTACTTAAATCACCTTCAGCCAATTCACCGCGGGTAGATCAAAGAGTAGAATCAGAAAATCCACATGAAGTCAGTAGTTTGAAGTCCCACAGATTAGTTGGACTATCTAATACATCAAAAGCTTTTAAGCAGCCCAGAGCATTGCTTGCACCAAGAAGGTCCTCCAACTTGGCCACTTTGAATCGAGGTCTGAGAGCATCAAATCTCGAGAGAAAGCTCGAAAGAGCTGGTGGGTTGAACAAGTGGCTGACATCACTTGGATTGGATCAATTTGTGAGAATGTTCCAGGGGAAGATTATCAGTAAGTATCAGCTTGTGAATCTAACCATGAAAAAACTAAAGGATATGGGTGCCAATGCGGTGGGACCTCGCAGGAAGCTGATACACGCCATGGATTGTGTTTGTCAACCATATTGCTTTGAGGCGTTATAG